From one Anabas testudineus chromosome 21, fAnaTes1.2, whole genome shotgun sequence genomic stretch:
- the znf142 gene encoding zinc finger protein 142, which translates to MFVSHSSSKGPAAPSSKGQLDNYKCSQCSGVFSQPSALQHHFETTHSGNDPKDPFACSEQSCQFSSADRQEYETHLTSAHSFTLIPCTHQSCKALFPTQEDLERHLQCHMPFGCFQCPFVAENMQELSDHLLEQNHLPAHSQEVESASSAVLTNGSDQPHVSNRPKRKRKPNPVYASSLPEERKEKEQAEEGHNIKRVRKPVKKDSPPIVDTGTLPSKEYLAEGAEHIYRTHTCPMCRRCFKMRSHLQEHLHLHFPDPSLQCPTCKRYFTSKSKLRVHMLREAGEKVHRCHLCDYSAVERNAIHRHLVSVHADEAEDDANSHSYPCPTCGQSFRQSRSLKAHMKTHNTEPDSKPVACFQDGCTFQSSLRKELLRHTIEAHGVKAVQCRHHACGAVFQKPVDMEAHYRTHLAYHCSQCDFSCSNKTVLLQHQRLGHPGSDKLCCDFCSFVTFNPVEFEQHVGHLHANEKIHRCPQCSYVTSHKRGLKRHMLMHSGDKPHKCSLCDFRCRDESYLSKHMLTHSDDKNFMCAECGYVTKWKHYLNVHMRKHAGDLRYRCDQCPYRCHRMDQLNSHKLRHQAKSLMCEICAYSCKRKNELRNHMLAKHSGEEKQPCVYKCKYCMYTTCYRQALQNHENCKHTKLKEFRCALCFYSSFSSVSLFLHKKKSHGYIPGDKAWLENYAAKERERNSAEFMQDFYKKPSTDAQSIEKSSPSHGGQSELPGAADDSASKETATGSQTVETVNAFDVVSQEIVNESTSDSPPCVNSPEEYCTLVLTTLSTTDYQTSSFQNTEGQSPNQTPRTASSNASQEKAEFSTSTGSSEEDNVAEAHEECEQNNAGDSYDPLNTSASQTIEAGTRQRPEVKSKDKTAAEQNLALESEVRLTAMKKHDKDQAIAMVLGGQVQMLVVPTRDVYHCNKCSYVTCKETALKYHCQSLCQGRIKGHKCQACGAEFKQRRALDSHIAKKCPALPRKQRTFVGVSNTSVATEGSSTQYKEGSKQLAETANSLQTELLSVSTSDLPVCEGSDDNAPTRRESGRQQSTTQKKKLLNVKHVKSVPKKSSSTKQGGKFQCKLCSFSSVKRAAIECHLSTCRRKQMKAENQKLSEVVDEAVREKEDTIQCNMCSFLAKSRRTLTRHIMSFHNKKKLDAAKAKRLHCQHCTFTCRQQRCMTQHVALKHKGTRPYCCRYCPFSTTRHYRVEEHESLHTGIGRHKCDVCDKTFGAVAKLRQHKTRIHDKHPTHFCSLCDFSGYTPDDVRRHNLRCHTGELEHACTHCDARFSSEIALRNHCKRVHQLQVCFSCKHCDYTCSSEATLKTHQQSKHPQLKCSTCQESFETKESLEIHQRTHLAHQCQLCPFAAKTRQRLAQHLLNEHEEGSLDDKPLRCSTCQFACRHQLVLEQHLRSHGGKRVYKCTDCEYSTPNKQKITWHIRIHTGEKPYGCELCSYTCTDPSRLKLHMRVHQEEKKYLCPECGYKCKWATQLKYHKTKHTGEKPYACDECDYRTNRADALRAHRDTQHCDTRPYVCETCGKAFKTTFILKTHQRQHSDDRPYVCGLCHKTFRWPAGLRHHYLSHTKQQPFRCRHCSYRAKQKFQVVKHLHRHHPDMPVEQGVVRDFDAGSLTLKEALEGRLEERAGGVQEEKQTDEVEELVEEVVQTVRQNNEEKHDELKL; encoded by the exons ATGTTTGTCTCTCACTCCAGTTCAAAAGGGCCAGCTGCTCCATCCAGTAAAGGACAGTTGGACAACTACAAATGCTCTCAGTGTAGTGGTGTCTTTTCCCAGCCAAGTGCTCTGCAACACCACTTTGAAACCACTCACAGTGGAAATGACCCTAAAGACCCATTTGCCTGCTCTGAGCAAAGCTGCCAGTTCAGCAGTGCAGACCGTCAGGAATATGAAACACACTTGACATCTGCACACAGTTTCACACTTATTCCCTGCACCCACCAGTCCTGCAAAGCGTTGTTCCCCACACAGGAAGATCTGGAGAGACATTTGCAGTGCCACATGCCCTTTGGCTGCTTTCAGTGTCCATTTGTCGCTGAAAATATGCAAGAACTGAGCGACCACCTTTTAGAGCAAAACCATCTTCCGGCACACTCTCAAG AGGTCGAGTCTGCATCCTCAGCTGTGTTGACTAATGGAAGTGATCAGCCTCATGTGTCCAACCGGCCAAAAAGAAAACGAAAACCAAACCCAGTTTATGCATCATCGTTAccagaagagaggaaggagaaggaacAGGCAGAGGAAGGGCACAATATTAAAAGGGTGAGAAAGCCAGTGAAGAAAGACAGTCCTCCAATAGTGGATACTGGAACACTGCCATCCAAAG AGTACCTTGCAGAGGGTGCAGAGCACATTTACCGCACCCACACTTGCCCCATGTGCCGTCGCTGCTTCAAGATGCGCTCCCACCTGCAGGAGCACCTCCATTTACACTTCCCCGACCCCAGCCTCCAGTGTCCCACCTGCAAGCGTTACTTCACCAGCAAGAGCAAGCTACGTGTACACATGCTCCGTGAGGCGGGTGAAAAGGTTCACCGCTGCCACTTGTGTGACTATTCTGCCGTGGAGCGTAACGCCATCCACCGCCACCTTGTGAGCGTGCACGCTGACGAGGCAGAAGATGACGCGAACAGTCACAGCTACCCGTGCCCCACCTGTGGTCAAAGCTTTCGCCAGAGCAGGTCACTTAAAGCccacatgaagacacacaacACTGAACCAGACAGCAAGCCAGTGGCCTGCTTTCAAGATGGTTGCACTTTCCAGAGTTCTTTGCGCAAAGAACTTCTCAGACACACTATTGAAGCACATGGGGTCAAGGCGGTGCAGTGTCGTCACCATGCCTGTGGAGCCGTTTTCCAAAAACCGGTAGACATGGAGGCTCATTATCGGACACACCTTGCCTATCACTGCTCCCAGTGTGATTTTTCTTGCTCCAACAAAACGGTTTTACTCCAGCACCAGCGGCTCGGTCACCCAGGGAGCGACAAGCTTTGCTGTGACTTTTGCTCCTTCGTCACCTTTAACCCCGTGGAGTTTGAGCAGCATGTTGGACATTTGCACGCTAACGAAAAGATCCATCGCTGTCCTCAGTGCAGCTACGTAACCTCACATAAACGTGGCTTGAAGAGACACATGCTGATGCACAGTG GTGACAAGCCCCACAAGTGTAGCCTGTGTGACTTCAGGTGCAGAGACGAGTCGTACCTGTCTAAACATATGCTCACTCACTCCGACGACAAGAACTTTATGTGTGCTGAATGTGGATATGTCACCAAATGGAAACACTATCTAAATGTTCACATGAGGAAACATGCTGGAGACCTCAG GTATCGCTGTGATCAGTGCCCATATCGTTGTCACCGCATGGATCAGCTGAATAGCCACAAACTACGACATCAAGCCAAATCGCTCATGTGCGAGATCTGTGCTTACTCTTGCAAACGCAAAAATGAGCTTCGCAATCACATGTTGGCCAAACATTCTGGAGAGGAGAAGCAGCCTTGCGTCTATAAGTGCAAATACTGCATGTACACTACCTGTTACAGACAAGCACTTCAAAATCATGAGAACTGCAAACACACCAAGCTAAAGGAGTTTCGCTGCGCACTGTGCTTCTATTCCTCATTCAGTAGCGTCAGCCTCTTCCTGCACAAGAAGAAATCTCACGGGTACATACCAGGGGACAAAGCATGGCTGGAGAACTATGCTgcaaaagagagggagaggaactCGGCTGAGTTCATGCAGGATTTTTATAAAAAGCCATCGACAGATGCACAATCCATAGAGAAATCATCACCATCTCATGGAGGGCAATCTGAGCTTCCTGGTGCAGCAGATGACAGTGCAAGCAAAGAAACTGCAACCGGATCACAAACTGTGGAGACAGTAAATgcttttgatgttgtttctcagGAGATCGTCAATGAAAGTACTTCAGACAGTCCTCCATGTGTGAACAGTCCAGAGGAATATTGTACTCTTGTTTTAACTACACTGTCTACCACAGACTATCAAACTTCCTCATTTCAAAATACTGAGGGACAGAGTCCAAATCAAACTCCAAGGACAGCTTCTTCTAATGCATCACAAGAAAAGGCAGAATTCTCCACATCTACAGGTTCGTCAGAGGAGGATAATGTAGCAGAAGCCCATGAAGAATGTGAACAGAATAATGCAGGTGACAGCTACGATCCTCTAAATACCTCAGCCAGTCAAACAATTGAGGCTGGGACGCGTCAAAGGCCAGAGGtgaagagcaaagacaaaacagccGCTGAGCAAAATCTGGCATTAGAGTCTGAAGTCCGCCTGACAGCCATGAAGAAGCATGACAAGGACCAAGCTATAGCTATGGTTTTGGGGGGACAGGTGCAGATGCTTGTGGTGCCGACTAGGGACGTTTATCATTGCAACAAGTGCTCCTATGTAACCTGTAAGGAGACTGCTTTGAAGTACCACTGCCAGAGTTTGTGCCAGGGAAGAATAAAGGGACACAAATGCCAAGCCTGTGGTGCAGAGTTCAAACAGAGACGTGCTCTTGATAGTCACATTGCAAAGAAGTGCCCGGCACTTCCACGAAAACAAAGGACATTTGTAGGCGTTTCAAATACAAGTGTCGCTACAGAGGGGAGCTCCACTCAGTATAAGGAGGGATCCAAACAACTGGCTGAGACCGCAAATTCTCTTCAGACAGAGCTTCTGTCTGTATCTACGTCTGATTTACCAGTCTGTGAGGGCTCTGACGATAATGCTCCTACGCGCCGTGAATCGGGACGTCAGCaaagcacaacacagaaaaaaaagcttttgaaCGTCAAGCATGTGAAATCAGTGCCGAAAAAGTCCAGTTCCACTAAACAAGGTGGGAAATTTCAATGCAAACTGTGCAGTTTTTCATCAGTCAAGCGTGCAGCAATTGAATGTCACCTGTCGACCTGCCGACgaaaacagatgaaagcagAGAATCAGAAGCTCTCAGAGGTGGTTGATGAGGCagtcagagaaaaagaggaCACCATCCAATGCAACATGTGTTCATTTCTAGCCAAATCTAGAAGGACTTTGACTCGGCACATCATGTCCTTTCATAACAAAAAGAAGTTGGATGCTGCTAAAGCGAAACGCTTGCACTGCCAGCACTGTACTTTCACCTGTAGGCAGCAAAGATGCATGACTCAACATGTCGCGCTCAAACACAAAGGCACCAGGCCTTACTGCTGCAGATACTGTCCTTTTAGTACCACAAGGCACTATCGCGTGGAAGAGCACGAGTCTCTTCACACGGGAATCGGCCGTCACAAGTGTGACGTGTGCGACAAGACCTTCGGGGCTGTGGCCAAATTGCGTCAGCACAAGACGCGCATCCACGACAAGCATCCCACGCACTTCTGCTCATTGTGCGACTTCAGCGGCTACACACCTGATGATGTGAGACGACACAACCTCAGGTGCCACACAGGGGAGCTGGAGCATGCTTGCACTCATTGTGACGCGCGCTTTAGTTCAGAAATTGCTCTGAGGAACCACTGTAAACGTGTGCACCAGCTCCAGGTGTGTTTCTCATGCAAGCATTGCGACTACACGTGTAGCAGTGAGGCCACGCTGAAGACGCACCAACAAAGCAAGCACCCTCAGTTGAAGTGCTCCACCTGCCAAGAGTCTTTTGAGACAAAGGAAAGCTTGGAAATACATCAGAGGACCCACCTGGCACACCAGTGTCAGCTGTGCCCCTTTGCTGCCAAAACAAGGCAGCGTTTAGCTCAGCACCTTCTGAATGAACACGAGGAGGGATCTCTGGACGACAAGCCCCTCAGGTGCAGCACCTGTCAGTTCGCTTGTCGCCATCAGCTGGTGTTGGAGCAGCACCTCCGCTCACACGGGGGCAAGCGTGTGTACAAATGCACAGACTGCGAGTACTCGACCCCGAACAAGCAGAAGATCACGTGGCACATTCGCATACACACTGGGGAGAAACCTTACGGCTGTGAGCTGTGCAGCTACACCTGCACTGATCCATCTAGGTTGAAG CTTCATATGAGGGTTCATCAAGAAGAGAAGAAGTACCTTTGTCCAGAGTGCGGCTACAAATGCAAGTGGGCGACTCAGCTGAAGTATCACAAGACCAAACACACAG GGGAGAAGCCATATGCCTGTGATGAGTGTGACTACCGCACCAACAGAGCAGATGCCCTACGAGCTCACCGGGACACGCAGCACTGCGACACGCGCCCTTACGTTTGTGAAACATGCGGCAAAGCCTTCAAGACCACTTTCATACTGAAGACCCACCAGCGGCAGCACAGTGACGATCGGCCTTATGTGTGCGGGTTGTGCCACAAAACCTTCAGATGGCCGGCAGGCCTCAGACATCACTACCTGTCTCACACCAAGCAGCAGCCTTTCCGCTGCCGCCACTGCTCCTACAGAGCCAAACAGAAGTTCCAGGTAGTCAAGCATTTGCACAGACACCACCCAGACATGCCAGTAGAGCAGGGGGTGGTGAGAGACTTTGATGCTGGCAGCCTCACCCTGAAGGAGGCCCTGGAAGGGAGACTGGAGGAGCGAGCGGGAGGGGtgcaggaggaaaaacaaaccgATGAGGTAGAAGAATTAGTTGAAGAGGTGGTACAAACTGTGAGACAAAACAATGAAGAGAAACACGATGAACTGAAATTATAG
- the LOC113172996 gene encoding mitochondrial chaperone BCS1, whose translation MPLSDFLDSLKDNPYFGAGFGLVGIGTALAVARKGAQVGMVFFRRHYMITLEVPSRDKSYHWLLSWITKHARHTQHLSVETSYLAHESGRVHTQFDFHPSPGNHIIWYGRKWIRVERTREKQMVDLHTGTPWESVTFTALGRDRQIFFNILQEARELALKQEEGRTVMYTAMGAEWRPFGFPRRRRPLSSVVLEGGVAERIVDDVKEFIGNPKWYTDRGIPYRRGYLLYGPPGCGKSSFITALAGELGYSICLMSLSDRTLSDDRLNHLLSVAPQQSIILLEDVDAAFVSRELLPTENPLAYQGMGRLTFSGLLNSLDGVASSEARIVFMTTNFIDRLDAALIRPGRVDLKQYIGHCTHWQLTQMFRRFYPDQPTSEGERFAECALAAHSEISAAQVQGHFLLHKMDPVGSIDNVAQIKG comes from the exons ATGCCCCTGTCAGACTTTCTGGACAGCCTGAAGGACAACCCATACTTTGGGGCTGGCTTTGGACTGGTTGGTATTGGGACAGCCTTGGCAGTAGCCAGGAAGGGTGCCCaggtggggatggtgtttttcCGGAGGCACTACATGATCACTCTGGAGGTCCCCAGCAGAGACAAGAGCTACCACTGGCTGCTGAGCTGGATCACCAAGCATGCCAGGCACACTCAGCACCTGAGCGTGGAGACCTCCTACCTGGCACATGAGAGTGGACGGGTTCACACGCAGTTTGATTTCCACCCGAGCCCTGGCAACCACATCATCTG GTATGGGAGGAAGTGGATCAGGGTGGAGAGGACCAGAGAGAAGCAGATGGTGGATCTCCACACTGGAACTCCATGGGAGTCAGTCACATTCACTGCTTTAGGCAGGGACAGACAGATCTTCTTTAATATCTTACAAGAAG CAAGAGAACTGGCActgaagcaggaggaggggcGGACAGTAATGTACACAGCTATGGGTGCTGAGTGGAGGCCCTTTGGGTTTCCACGGCGACGCAGACCCCTCAGCTCTGTTGTCCTGGAAGGCGGAGTGGCTGAACGAATAGTAGATGACGTGAAGGAGTTCATTGGAAACCCCAAGTGGTACACAGACAGAG GTATCCCCTACAGAAGAGGATATCTGCTCTATGGACCCCCAGGATGTGGAAAAAGTAGCTTTAT CACGGCTCTGGCTGGTGAGCTGGGCTACAGCATCTGTCTCATGAGTCTGAGTGACCGAACCCTTTCAGATGACCGTCTGAACCACCTCCTGAGTGTGGCGCCACAGCAAAGCATCATACTATTGGAGGACGTAGACGCAGCCTTTGTCAGCCGAGAGCTGCTTCCCACAGAGA ACCCCCTGGCCTACCAGGGAATGGGAAGACTGACCTTCAGTGGTTTGCTCAACTCTCTGGATGGAGTGGCTTCATCTGAGGCCAGAATAGTTTTTATGACCACCAACTTCATTGACAG GTTGGACGCAGCACTGATCCGACCCGGTCGTGTGGATCTGAAGCAGTACATCGGCCACTGCACGCATTGGCAGCTCACTCAGATGTTCCGCCGGTTCTACCCAGACCAGCCCACCTCTGAAGGAGAGCGCTTTGCAGAGTGTGCCTTAGCCGCCCACTCTGAGATTAGTGCTGCCCAGGTGCAAGGACACTTTCTGCTACACAAAATGGACCCTGTAGGGTCTATAGACAATGTTGCCCAAATAAAAGGATAA
- the LOC113173730 gene encoding sterol 26-hydroxylase, mitochondrial, with protein sequence MAAWLCRSVMQRNGIWLLPCPVSTPRLCSRGVGSASSAPRTLSAFQDNPRTVDDLPHVSFLELLYRLVFQGFYNRMHELQIYEKQRYGPIYRNGLKSVAVNTPKLLEELLRNDEKFPCRGDMSLWKDYRDMRGFGYGPFTVEGEQWYNLRAVLNKRMLHPKDSAQYGGIINDVVTDFTKRICYLRQCSPTGDLVTNVANELYRLSLEGIASILFETRLCCLEKEIPAGTQDFINSIAQMFSNSMAVVVTPKWSRSVLPYWKRYIAGWEGIFIFAKHLIDKKMEVIQQRVDNNQEVEGEYLTYLLSNTQMSTKDVYGSITELLLAGVDTTSNTLTWTFHLLSKNPETQDTLYKEVSTFVPADRIPSAEEITRMPYLRAVLKEALRMYPVVPMNARIISDKDVSIGGYQFSKKTAFTLCHYAISHDEDTFPEPFTFKPERWLRDGRERPNPFGSIPFGFGVRGCVGRRIAELEMYMVLFRLIRLFEIKPDPTVGELKSINRTVLIPDKPLNLHFVDRGHVNAA encoded by the exons ATGGCTGCATGGCTGTGTCGGAGTGTTATGCAAAGAAATGGCATCTGGCTACTGCCGTGCCCTGTGTCCACACCCCGTCTCTGCTCCAGGGGGGTGGGAAGCGCATCTTCTGCCCCAAGGACCCTCTCTGCCTTTCAGGACAATCCTCGGACCGTGGATGACCTCCCACATGTCAGCTTCTTGGAGCTGCTTTACAGATTGGTGTTTCAGGGTTTCTACAACCGTATGCATGAGCTACAG ATCTATGAGAAGCAGCGATACGGGCCCATATACAGAAATGGACTAAAGTCAGTGGCTGTGAACACTCCAAAGCTCCTGGAGGAACTCTTGAGGAACGATGAGAAGTTCCCTTGCCGGGGAGACATGTCCCTGTGGAAAGATTATCGTGACATGAGAGGATTCGGCTACGGGCCTTTCACAGT GGAGGGGGAACAGTGGTACAACTTGAGGGCTGTGCTGAACAAGCGCATGCTGCATCCGAAGGACTCTGCCCAGTATGGTGGGATAATCAACGATGTGGTTACAGACTTCACCAAGAGGATCTGCTACCTGCGCCAGTGCAGCCCAACAGGAGATTTAGTGACCAATGTGGCCAATGAGCTGTATAGACTGTCACTAGAGG GTATTGCCTCCATCCTGTTTGAGACAAGGCTTTGCTGTCTGGAAAAGGAAATCCCTGCTGGGACTCAAGACTTCATCAACTCTATAGCACAGATGTTCTCCAACAGCATGGCTGTGGTGGTGACGCCCAAGTGGAGCCGGAGCGTGTTGCCCTACTGGAAACGCTACATCGCCGGCTGGGAGGGCATCTTCATCTTTG CGAAACATTTGATTGACAAAAAGATGGAGGTCATTCAGCAGCGTGTGGACAACAACCAGGAAGTGGAGGGCGAATACCTAACATACCTCCTCTCAAACACTCAGATGAGCACTAAGGATGTTTATGGCAGCATCACTGAGCTTCTGTTAGCTGGAGTGGACACG ACTTCCAATACCCTCACTTGGACTTTTCACCTGCTGTCCAAGAACCCTGAAACTCAGGACACACTGTATAAAGAAGTGTCAACGTTTGTACCGGCAGACCGGATCCCTTCTGCTGAGGAGATCACTCGGATGCCTTATTTAAGAGCTGTTCTCAAGGAAGCACTGAG GATGTACCCTGTGGTTCCTATGAACGCAAGGATCATTTCAGACAAGGATGTTTCCATTGGTGGATACCAATTTTCAAAGAAA ACTGCCTTCACACTGTGTCACTATGCCATCAGTCACGATGAGGACACTTTCCCAGAACCATTCACATTTAAGCCTGAGAGATGGCTCCGTGATGGTCGCGAGAGACCAAACCCATTTGGCTCTATCCCATTTGGCTTCGGAGTGAGAGGCTGTGTCGGCCGCCGGATTGCTGAGCTTGAGATGTATATGGTTCTGTTCCGA TTAATCAGGCTGTTTGAAATCAAACCAGACCCAACAGTGGGAGAGTTAAAGAGCATCAACCGCACCGTCCTGATACCAGACAAACCACTAAATCTACACTTTGTGGACAGAGGACATGTAAATGCAGCTTGA